The Setaria viridis chromosome 6, Setaria_viridis_v4.0, whole genome shotgun sequence genome contains a region encoding:
- the LOC117861346 gene encoding autophagy-related protein 8C yields MARSSFKLEHPLERRQAEANRIREKYPDRIPVIVEKAERSDIPDIDKKKYLVPADLTVGQFVYVVRKRIKLSAEKAIFIFVKNTLPPTAALMSAIYEENKDADGFLYMTYSGENTFGLF; encoded by the exons AGAGGAGGCAGGCTGAGGCCAACCGCATCAGGGAGAAGTACCCTGATAGAATCCCT GTCATTGTTGAGAAGGCCGAGAGAAGCGACATCCCAGACATTGACAAGAAAAA GTACCTTGTTCCTGCTGACCTCACAGTTGGACAGTTTGTCTATGTTGTACGGAAGCGGATCAAGCTCAGCGCTGAGAAGGCGATCTTCATCTTTGTAAAGAACACCCTCCCACCAACAG CCGCTCTGATGTCTGCCATCTACGAGGAGAACAAGGACGCGGACGGCTTCCTCTACATGACCTACAGCGGCGAGAACACCTTCGGGCTGTTCTAA